The genomic segment TGCCCTTCAGTTCCTTCTTCGCATCCGCTTGAATCTGTTCTCTCGTTTCAAAACGGTGTCCCCGaagcgggtttttttttagctttttcAATAGCCAGAAGTGACATAGTGGTTAATCAGCATAATACGGTGGTTGTGGAACGATATAAGttgagtttttgatgaaaatgtcACGGAGAACCATTGCCAGTGTCGCTGCTACCAACGTTACCCAGCCGAGTTCTGACGCGTTTGAGGCCCAACACATTTTTCTAAATGTAATTGACGAATTATCTGAATATGCCAACGTCATCAGCAAGGTTTCTAGTTGTTAATCGTTGGATTTCCATTACCAGATCGTTTGATTTGTTGGGGATTTGTTTATCGATTGGCGTCGATGGTCACCTAGGACGTTTgtcgtcttcaacacgttcgTGGACCATCCTGGAAGTCTTTTGACGATGTGtacacatttttatttaattaagcGTAGTCACCAAAGGCTTTCTGCCTCATTCTTTACCTATCCGCAAACCAAACTTTAAGCAAACTCTTTGCTGCAAAATAATCGTCAAAGCGAAAACGAAGAATGCACTATGAgtagctcacaaaaaaaaatcatatctcaaatactaatcattattttgacttGAAGCCTGTCATATGGCTATCAATCATAGTACtgacaacctacaaaaaatacgaaaattaaaaacaatggTTTGCACGAGCATATTGAGTACCGAATCCCCTTATTTAGTGGACACAGTAGTAATTGAGCAACGGGGAGGATTCGCATTAGGTTCACGTTTACGATCCTGTTACTGATCCGATTCGTTCTGATCTTGATAGCGTTGCTGCCTACGGCTTTCGCATTTATGAATACTTTCTCGTTGTTTTTAAGAACCTTAATATCCATTTTCAGCCATAAGCAATTGAAGCTGAGAGCGTGCTGCATAATCCTTTTTgcaagctttttttttttcttcttctgatgTAATGACTCCtcgaaaatcaaatatttttcatttcttcacaAATAGTTCATGCTGTACTCAACGTAatgttaataaaataaaaacctcGCTGCCTCGCTAACATCTTTGACCACTGTGACCACTGACCCTTTACTTCAtcttctcttcccctttccgCAGCCAGGAAATGACGTCCTACCGGGGTGCAGAGAAGCCACCGGCGCGAACGTGGTGCGCTAggacgcaacagcaacagcccctgccgccgccgccgccgccgccgccgccgccgccgccaccgctgctactggtgctactgttCGCCACCCTAACCCTGCTCACCATCGGTGCCCGATCGGTGGCCGGGCTTGATCCAAAGTTCGATCCTTCGACCAGCATGCGGCTCGTCCTCGTACCAACCGATGCCACCGTCGGCTCCGTCATCTACCGGTTGCgggccaccgacgacgagttCGAATATCCGCTCCAGTTCGAGCTAGTCGGTAAGTGTAGTCGGCGTGTTTTCGTTGGCACATGGAGCAACCCTTGCACGTTCACGTCTAACCCCGTCGTCCGGTTTCTCCCTCTTCACGCACGGAAAACAGGGGATGCGGCCTCATCAACCGTCCAGATCGAGACGCTGCCCTGCACCAAGTTCAACTCGATCTGCCAGGCGAACGTGATACTGACGCGGCGGCTGGAACCGGGCCGCTACTACGACTTCCAGGTGTCGGTGAAGGACACCAAGGGTGGTATGTCGGTGCAGAGCTGCTcgatcaccgccaccaactTCACCACACCGCACGATCTGATCTTCCCGCACAAGGCCGGCATCATCATGGTACCGGAGGTAGGTAACGCAGTGGCCTACAGGCAGTAGGTTAACTACTCCAGGATTTCTTCTCTAATTGCGTAGtttcagggttttttttaatagataTTTACCAGGGGCGGGGGAGAGGGACTTCGGTAATTTTTGGCTAGAAAAAAGATccttttttggcgattttttgtggcgtaaccattcaattttattttttcaaatggatGGCAAAACAAACTAccacttttcaagaatatttgggtctattttggggaagatttactaaaaacaaacttcatccatggcatctaATTTGGGTAGTCGCGTCTTCacacgggtcatcagaaaaatatatATCAATATTCTTTCGATAGACTACAactttatccaggtagcctctttgagtttttcgatttttcgaattttggcaGAATTTTGCAGTTGAAAAGGTTAGGCTATTTACAATTTAGCCAAAAGAACGAGTTTTacattattaatttaaaaaaaaaaagttccaagTATGCACCAAAAACATAACAATCAAGGGGTAAGGGGGGCGGAAAGGAGTtattatgcatttttttgcccCCTCCTAAGAAACATAGAATTTGGCTCATTTTTCATAGCAACCCTCagcccaaaaatgtgtatcacatatcaatagctttgtttttttttattcttctttactatgctttttatattttccaaaaatacctcctagaaacaaagatattacgaaaacagtcgagcaaggcaagaaaagcacgcaaaaaaaaaagtttatccaccctcaTGTTTTCTATTGTATGCTGTTGTAcagtttttactccaaaataatcaataaccatttttcctctcaatttcAACGATAAATGCATCCAACGATAATGCATAAATGCAGTTCATTTAATgccaaaaacatcttttgagACCTATTTTAGggttttatcgttttattatatattttatttattaaaaatactAGAGTGAGGCACCTAAGAAGCGTGAAGAAACGTGTTTTTCTTACCTTGCTCGACTGTTTtcgtaatatctttgtttctaggagttattcttcaaaaatgtgaaaagcatagtaaagaaaaataaaaaataaatctattcATATGcgatacacatttttgggctGAGGGTTTCCATGGAAAATCAGCCAAAATCAAAGTTTCTTGTAAGGGGgtggttaattttttttttttacatactGTAGATATGGGTTTTTTACCTCCGCCGGATTTCATCACTCACTCTCCCTCACTCACGATTCCCTTGCAGGATGCCAAGAAGGGAACTGAGCTGGACTACGTGCTCGCCAACAAGAATCCACTGCAGTCGAAGTCGGTCTACTTGGAGCTGTGGGTATGTATGATGTGTAGAGCCGTTTTAGGTGATTCAGCCATCAAACACCAGCTCATACCGGGCCACATGTTCGTCCGCAGGGTTCACCACTGTTCGGCATCCGGCAGAAGATCGTTTCGCCCGAGACAACCGAGGGTACCATCTTCCTGCTCGGTCCGCTCGACTTCGAGAAGCAAGCCATGTACCACCTGACGGTGCTGGCCAATGTGAGTGTAGAccgcgtttttttgtttttgtttttgttctttccaAACCGACCACTAACTGCGGAACTGCATTTTCCTTTACCGGCAACAGGGTGCCTACGCGGAACCGGGCCAGGATACGCGGAACATTGCCGGTCTCGAGGTGGTGATCATCGTGGAGGATGTGCAGGATGTGCCGCCAGTGTTTACGGTTGCACCGCCGGTTACGCGGCTCCCGGCAGGACTGATACCGGGTGACAAGGTAAGGTTGATCGACGGCCACTgaatccgtccgtccgtacgtCGATTGCACCTAAACACTGATCCACTGTGCTCCGCTTGTGTGTAGGTACTGCAGGTACACGCCGAGGACGGCGACAAGGGAGTACCGCGCGAGATCCGGTACGGCCTAGTGTCGGAGGGTAACCCCTTCACCTCCTTCTTCGACATCAACGAAACGTCCGGtaagtaaaagaagaagaatggacACTGACGATTGTTCAAAGCTTATTTCTATGCGTTAAAAAATGGATTTGTTTCGAGTAgtaacctaaaaaaaaaaaaaacttaaactATTCAGGTTCGGGTAAATATTTTAAGCCCCGTGCGTGCGTCCTTCGGGCAGTTATCCGCCAAATGCATCATGACAGTCGAAAGCCTACATGCGAACATgattttgatagttttttcttcgctctttGGATCCGTTTTCGCCCGATCTGAATATTGTCCGGTCAGAAAGAGCGCGATCGCTGCGCTTGGCGTTTGCTCGGCACGATTTCGGCCCGGTCTCTTCGTCctttgtggtgttttgttgATGAACGGTGCAACGGAGATTGCAGGCACTTTGTCGTGTACTTTAGTacacttttttgtgttcacTTTAGAGAATGAAAATAGTAAAATGGTGCCTTTTCGATTGTTGCCATTCAAGACGAGATGAGCGTCGCGGAGTCAGCATCATTCACTGCTTTCGCTATCACGGAGTTCGAGTTAGACTGATATAGGTTTCATTTTAagaattatttatgatttgattttggAGCGCCATCAGGTGGatccctattttaaagttgaataactctgtcatgtTCCAGCCAATTTTAGAAAAGacccagttttatttaggttattctatgccatttattgataatcaaggggggtggggggcttcggtaatttctagCCAAagcaaggatcatttttgacgattttatgTGAAGAAACtatcaattttcatgaaatctcgacgggactatctagcaaagagtgtacagattatgtgttaaaaatttcaaatcaatcggacCAGTAGTTTATACGGCACCGACTTCGAAAGCGTTGATTTTTgcggaaacgctcttcaaattagcgagctgcatggagccttgtataaAACGCCGGTTTCAAAAACTctgtaactttgtcagttttactttgaatgatccaaaaaaattacacaatgttcCCGAAAGGActagcattcagggaaaaatgataaaaatatctgtcacaaaacaaaattaaatgccTAACCCCCCGGTTAagtcaaaatatgatatctaTCAAATAActgccttcattcgacattgCTCATTGTTTTGCCACCATTTAGGGAGTAATTTTAGccatttcagctctaatatttgctttaagttgatTCATAGCTTTCGGTTTGCTGGCATTAACCTTACTTTTCAAATagacaaacagaaaaaaaaagtccggCGCCGTCAAACCCGGCGAACGAGGAGGCCACTCCAGTGCACCACCGCAGTTTTCACTAGTGAACGATTTTTTAAAGTGATtgattactaaaatggcataagCAGACGGTTCAAAAACTGacctatttgtccaaatcggttAAAAAAATAACAGATTTATCTTAACTTTaaattcaacattaaaataggGAACCACCTGACTGActctcttctcgctctctctctctctctctctctctctctctctctctctctctctcacacacacacaaaaaaaaacaatgaaacaggTGAGATCGCGCTACTGCGACCGCTAGACGACATCCTGGCTCTGACGCACGCCGGCGATCCCGTGCTACTGACCGTGATCGCCGAGGAGGTGAAGGTGTCCCGGGACGAACCACCGGCCATGGCAACCACCGTCCAGCTGGCGTTCTTCCTGCCCGAGCGCAGCAACTCACCACCCTACTTCGAGAACGACCAGTAAGTGAGCTACCCCTGCGTTGTAGCGGTACCGGAACCCACACTAATAATGTACACGATTTGCAGCTACGTGGCACGGCTGGAGGAGAACGCCGCTCCCGGGACGGTGCTGACGTTCAGCGAACCGTACACACCGCGCGTGATGGACGATGATGCGGGCAAAAATGGAGTGTTCTCGCTGACGCTGCTCGACAACAATGGCACGTTCGAGATCGCCCCGAACGTGGCCGAGGGACACGCCAACTTCGTGATCCGGGTGCGCGACTCCGGCCGGCTCGACTACGAAACCGCCACGTACGTGCACTTCCAGATACTGGCGCAGGAGCTCGGACCGGCCACCAACCTGTCGACACTGGTTAACGTGACCGTCTACCTGACCGATGCGAACGATAACGCGCCGGTGTTCGAGCAGGCCGACTACCTGGTCGATCTGCCGGAAAACATGACGGCGGGGACGCGGGTGGTGCAGGTGCACGCAACCGACGCCGATACGGCCGGTTTGGGTGGGCGCGTTCGCTACACGCAGCTCCTCGGTCCACAGAACACCTCGCTCAACCTGGATCCGGCGTCCGGTGTGGTGACGGTCGCGATCAGTAACCATGGCTTCGACCGGGAATCGATGCCCGAGTACCACCTGTACGTGGAGGCGCGGGACGACGATGGCATTGGGAACCGGGCCCTCGTACCCCTCGTCATCCGGCTGATCGATGTGAACGATGAGTCACCGCGTTTCGAGCGGCCCCTGTACGAGTTTATCCTGTCCGCCGATCTCACCAACTTCACCGTGCCCGCCTTTATCCGGGCACAGGATGGGGACGCGGAAGCACCCAACAATGAGGTGCGCTACGAGCTGATCTACGGCAACTACGGTAACCAGTTCTTCCTGCATCCCATCACGGGTGAGCTGCGGGTGACCGGATCGCTGCGgtcccagcaacagcagcagcagcagcaacctcagcgtcgccgtcgccgtcgccgtcgccagcTGAGCGCGTCGTCAGTCCCGTCGGAAGTGGTGCTAAGGTCGCCAAGTTCACCGGCCAACGCTggggccgccgccgccgccgccgccggtgagCGACAGGCCACGGACGTGTACGTGTTAACGGCCCGTGCCTTCGATCTGGGCGTACCGGTACGCTACTCGACCACCACGATCCGGGTCTATCCGCCCGAGAGCCGGACGCGCACGGTGACGTTTCTGGTGCCCGGGCGTGATCCGGATCGGCGCCGCGTTCAGGAAACACTCCAGGACATTACGGGGGGGCGCGTCATCATTCAGGAGGTCCGGCCGGCCACGGCTAGCGATGCGAGCGATCATTtgatcggtggtggcaccggcggggacactggtggtggcgatcgatcggtggtgatcgcCACTATTCTCTACGATTCCGACTCGGTCGTTGACATTGCCCGGATCCAGCAGCGGCTCTCGATCAATGGGACGATCACGAACATCATCAGCCAGGAGGAGCGCAGTGCGGTAAGTGGTGGCACCGCTGGTTGTGGCTGTTGTGGCTTCCATCCGCCTCATGTGTGTGTCGGTCTTTTGGCAGATCCTGTACAAGGCAGAGAACCGGGTGCTGTTCTGGTT from the Anopheles aquasalis chromosome X, idAnoAquaMG_Q_19, whole genome shotgun sequence genome contains:
- the LOC126571590 gene encoding cadherin-86C isoform X1, whose amino-acid sequence is MVPGDAMDHQRSRRQRYRVRIHCQNLSSSSSSSSSSNHNSIHQSQEMTSYRGAEKPPARTWCARTQQQQPLPPPPPPPPPPPPPLLLVLLFATLTLLTIGARSVAGLDPKFDPSTSMRLVLVPTDATVGSVIYRLRATDDEFEYPLQFELVGDAASSTVQIETLPCTKFNSICQANVILTRRLEPGRYYDFQVSVKDTKGGMSVQSCSITATNFTTPHDLIFPHKAGIIMVPEDAKKGTELDYVLANKNPLQSKSVYLELWGSPLFGIRQKIVSPETTEGTIFLLGPLDFEKQAMYHLTVLANGAYAEPGQDTRNIAGLEVVIIVEDVQDVPPVFTVAPPVTRLPAGLIPGDKVLQVHAEDGDKGVPREIRYGLVSEGNPFTSFFDINETSGEIALLRPLDDILALTHAGDPVLLTVIAEEVKVSRDEPPAMATTVQLAFFLPERSNSPPYFENDHYVARLEENAAPGTVLTFSEPYTPRVMDDDAGKNGVFSLTLLDNNGTFEIAPNVAEGHANFVIRVRDSGRLDYETATYVHFQILAQELGPATNLSTLVNVTVYLTDANDNAPVFEQADYLVDLPENMTAGTRVVQVHATDADTAGLGGRVRYTQLLGPQNTSLNLDPASGVVTVAISNHGFDRESMPEYHLYVEARDDDGIGNRALVPLVIRLIDVNDESPRFERPLYEFILSADLTNFTVPAFIRAQDGDAEAPNNEVRYELIYGNYGNQFFLHPITGELRVTGSLRSQQQQQQQQPQRRRRRRRRQLSASSVPSEVVLRSPSSPANAGAAAAAAAGERQATDVYVLTARAFDLGVPVRYSTTTIRVYPPESRTRTVTFLVPGRDPDRRRVQETLQDITGGRVIIQEVRPATASDASDHLIGGGTGGDTGGGDRSVVIATILYDSDSVVDIARIQQRLSINGTITNIISQEERSAILYKAENRVLFWLLIFLAILLALGILTLLLCCICPWCPLNAANRSPSGWEDEKRGRRRTDRPIPGPNRRTGSTEDDGTLSKAAAAAAAAAAAAVVTAVAAH